One segment of Leptospirillum ferrooxidans C2-3 DNA contains the following:
- the acs gene encoding acetate--CoA ligase, with product MDNPADSPKSLTESNPFLPDPDLLETLHVSDYQTIYDESIRDPEQFWGKIAEDFRWSRKWDRVLDWNPKTYEARWFSGSLSNITTNMLDRHIDEGLSNKVALIAVADDGSERVYTYGRIMDETNRLCHSFAEMGLKKGDRVTIFLPPTPEQVISMIACARSGLVHTVVFSGFSAGALKSRMEDSEPRLLITADCAYRRGKRIALLDTAREAKKAITSLEKTIVIRRENPDLELETGEIPFDSLLKKHASSGFFKAVDCTTDDPLFILYTSGTTGKPKGIVHTHPGYMVGTFLTTRWVFNIHNDDVFFCVADPGWITGHSYIVYGPLLNGATVLLAEGSPDYPDPGRWWHLVEKYRVTVFYSTPTAIRLQMRLGKQWPEKYDLSSLRLLGSVGEPINPEAWLWFREVTGGRLPIMDTWWQTETGMHMITPLPGVPLVPGSATRPFPGVVADVVNRQGESVAPGEAGFVIVRQPWPSMFRTVYGDPERYRKYWEEIPGVYFSGDSAKRDHHGLFHMIGRVDDVIKVAGHRLGTAEVESALVSHPCVSEAAVIGKPDELKGEVIKAFVILRKDAERTPDLELRIRQHVREELGAIAMPDEIEITEWLPRTRSGKIMRRVLKARELGLPEGDTSTLED from the coding sequence ATGGACAATCCAGCTGACAGCCCCAAATCCCTTACCGAAAGCAATCCTTTCCTTCCGGACCCGGATCTTCTTGAAACCCTCCATGTGTCTGATTACCAGACGATTTATGACGAATCGATCAGGGATCCGGAACAGTTCTGGGGGAAGATAGCGGAAGACTTTCGCTGGAGCCGGAAGTGGGACAGGGTTCTCGACTGGAACCCAAAAACCTATGAGGCCCGCTGGTTTTCCGGAAGTCTCTCAAACATCACGACCAACATGCTCGACCGGCATATTGATGAAGGACTTTCCAATAAGGTCGCGCTCATCGCCGTGGCCGACGATGGCAGCGAACGGGTCTACACTTATGGTCGCATCATGGACGAGACCAACCGTCTCTGCCACAGTTTTGCCGAAATGGGGCTTAAAAAGGGAGACCGGGTTACAATCTTTCTTCCACCCACTCCGGAACAGGTGATCTCAATGATCGCATGCGCCAGAAGCGGACTTGTCCACACAGTCGTCTTTTCCGGCTTCTCTGCCGGCGCATTGAAAAGCCGCATGGAAGACTCTGAGCCGAGGCTTCTCATCACCGCCGACTGCGCCTACCGGAGAGGAAAACGCATCGCTCTGCTCGACACGGCAAGAGAAGCCAAAAAAGCGATTACTTCCCTTGAAAAGACCATTGTCATCCGTCGTGAAAACCCGGATCTTGAGCTTGAAACAGGAGAGATCCCCTTCGATTCTCTCCTGAAAAAGCATGCATCCTCCGGCTTTTTCAAAGCTGTCGACTGCACAACTGACGATCCCCTCTTCATCCTGTACACCTCCGGAACCACCGGAAAACCCAAAGGGATTGTCCATACCCACCCGGGATATATGGTTGGAACCTTTCTGACCACCCGGTGGGTCTTCAACATCCATAACGATGATGTCTTCTTTTGCGTCGCCGATCCGGGGTGGATTACCGGCCACAGCTACATCGTATACGGACCTCTCCTGAACGGAGCCACGGTTCTTCTGGCTGAAGGATCCCCCGACTATCCGGATCCCGGACGATGGTGGCACCTTGTGGAGAAATATCGTGTCACCGTTTTCTATTCCACCCCCACAGCGATCCGACTCCAGATGCGTCTCGGAAAACAATGGCCAGAGAAATACGACCTGTCCTCCCTGAGGCTTCTGGGATCGGTTGGAGAACCGATCAACCCGGAGGCCTGGCTCTGGTTCCGGGAAGTAACAGGAGGTCGTCTTCCAATCATGGATACCTGGTGGCAGACAGAAACAGGAATGCATATGATCACGCCTCTTCCCGGCGTTCCGCTTGTCCCAGGTTCAGCGACCCGTCCGTTTCCCGGAGTCGTCGCCGATGTGGTCAATCGCCAGGGAGAAAGTGTTGCTCCGGGAGAGGCTGGCTTCGTGATCGTCCGTCAGCCCTGGCCATCCATGTTCAGAACCGTCTACGGAGATCCCGAACGCTACAGGAAATACTGGGAGGAAATTCCGGGAGTCTATTTTTCGGGAGATTCCGCAAAGCGGGACCATCACGGACTTTTTCACATGATCGGACGTGTCGATGATGTGATCAAGGTGGCAGGACACCGGCTTGGAACCGCCGAAGTCGAATCCGCGCTGGTTTCCCACCCCTGCGTTTCCGAAGCCGCTGTCATCGGGAAACCGGACGAGCTCAAGGGAGAGGTCATCAAGGCATTTGTCATCCTGAGAAAAGATGCCGAACGGACCCCTGATCTTGAGCTCAGGATACGCCAGCATGTCAGGGAAGAGCTGGGAGCCATCGCCATGCCGGATGAAATCGAGATCACGGAATGGTTGCCCCGAACACGCTCCGGAAAAATCATGAGAAGGGTTTTAAAGGCGCGTGAGCTGGGTCTTCCAGAAGGAGACACCTCCACGCTTGAGGATTAA
- a CDS encoding tetratricopeptide repeat protein has protein sequence MKMGQMVSFVSRGLILVTVLLSGVGCAAMTEPKVKAYIQEKKAYADIKKGNLEQAAVELKLALGNDPTEPTILNNLAYIEFTQGHFDKAIGFLEQARALRNDDNDEPYIMNEARILIAHHEYHHALALLSLIEPRHSWPKGYQKIMAEALLHNGQSSRALAILLDRRNLNPEQSHP, from the coding sequence ATGAAAATGGGTCAGATGGTCAGTTTCGTGTCCAGGGGACTTATCCTGGTAACGGTTCTTCTTTCTGGTGTCGGTTGCGCTGCGATGACTGAGCCGAAGGTCAAGGCTTATATACAGGAAAAGAAAGCCTATGCTGATATCAAGAAAGGAAACCTTGAGCAGGCGGCTGTCGAGCTGAAGCTTGCGCTTGGGAATGATCCCACCGAGCCTACGATCCTGAACAATCTGGCCTATATCGAATTTACGCAGGGTCACTTTGACAAGGCGATCGGATTCCTTGAGCAGGCTCGCGCCCTCAGAAACGATGACAATGATGAGCCCTATATCATGAACGAAGCCCGCATCCTGATCGCGCATCATGAGTACCATCATGCCCTGGCCCTCCTTTCCCTGATCGAGCCAAGACATTCCTGGCCAAAAGGGTACCAGAAGATCATGGCGGAAGCCCTTCTCCATAATGGCCAGTCATCACGTGCCCTTGCCATTTTGCTCGACAGGCGCAATCTGAATCCGGAGCAATCTCACCCATAA
- a CDS encoding ISNCY family transposase → MDRTNVLQEIRKMRFEDTWNEWKKGCLTQEEAGRILGMSERTFRRYVRRVEEEGIQGILDKRLTQASSRRAPVDEALGLVEKYRSRHDGWNVKHFHFWYRKEGGKRSYTWVKKTLQENGAVRKAPGKGKHRKRRERAAWEGMMIHQDASSHPWVSGQIWDLVVTMDDATNEHYSMFFVEEEGTASSLQGIREVIGKKGLPSSLYTDRGSHYWVTPEAGGKVDKKNLTQFGRAMKQLGIEMIAAYSPEARGRSERAFRTHQERLPKELALAGITTMEAANRYLSDVYLPAFNTEFSHRAPEEGSAFVPWTGDSIDEILCEHHERIVGNDNCVSFEGRTLQIPSDRYRLHYVRATVKIHRHPDGSLSLFHGPRKLSDYPVEKPEIPKTKKEPRTKAPSTGIRPVEAHV, encoded by the coding sequence ATGGACCGAACAAATGTGCTACAGGAGATCCGGAAGATGCGTTTTGAAGACACCTGGAATGAATGGAAGAAAGGATGCCTCACTCAGGAAGAGGCCGGCCGGATTCTCGGGATGAGTGAAAGGACCTTCCGGAGATATGTCCGGCGAGTCGAGGAGGAAGGGATCCAGGGGATTCTGGACAAACGACTCACCCAGGCCTCATCGAGACGGGCCCCGGTCGATGAAGCCCTGGGACTGGTCGAAAAGTACCGGAGCCGGCATGATGGCTGGAACGTGAAACACTTTCACTTCTGGTACCGGAAAGAAGGCGGGAAACGGAGCTATACCTGGGTCAAGAAGACGCTTCAGGAGAACGGAGCGGTCCGGAAAGCTCCTGGCAAGGGGAAGCACCGGAAGAGACGGGAACGTGCGGCCTGGGAAGGGATGATGATCCATCAGGATGCCAGCAGTCATCCCTGGGTGTCCGGACAGATCTGGGATCTGGTGGTGACGATGGATGATGCGACCAATGAGCATTACAGCATGTTCTTTGTGGAGGAGGAGGGAACCGCATCCAGTCTTCAGGGGATACGGGAGGTGATCGGGAAAAAAGGGCTTCCTTCCTCCCTGTACACAGACCGGGGCAGCCACTACTGGGTCACGCCGGAAGCGGGAGGGAAGGTGGACAAGAAGAACCTCACCCAGTTTGGACGGGCGATGAAACAGCTGGGCATCGAAATGATTGCCGCCTACTCCCCCGAAGCGCGGGGACGCAGTGAACGGGCTTTCCGGACCCATCAGGAGCGTCTTCCCAAAGAGCTCGCCCTGGCGGGAATCACGACGATGGAAGCGGCCAACCGCTATCTGTCCGACGTCTATCTTCCAGCCTTCAATACCGAATTTTCCCATCGGGCCCCGGAGGAAGGATCGGCCTTCGTTCCCTGGACCGGAGACTCTATAGACGAGATCCTCTGTGAGCACCACGAACGGATTGTTGGCAACGACAACTGCGTGTCTTTCGAAGGACGGACCCTTCAGATTCCTTCCGACCGGTATCGGCTCCATTACGTCCGGGCCACAGTCAAGATCCACCGGCATCCCGACGGATCGCTCTCCCTGTTTCATGGACCCCGGAAGCTTTCCGACTATCCTGTCGAAAAACCGGAGATTCCAAAAACGAAAAAGGAACCACGAACCAAAGCTCCTTCGACCGGAATCCGCCCGGTCGAAGCTCATGTCTGA
- a CDS encoding VOC family protein — MEKPLVTKLLHTRFRVSDLERTVRFYTEILGLTLASHHTSPRGSKIAYLTVPGSEEEIEIAEFSGSGDVVVPPDLVHLAFSVENLEQTLSRLEKLGVPITDGPTRGRNTTFFFIDAPEGYEIELIAPNPV, encoded by the coding sequence TTGGAAAAACCGCTTGTGACAAAACTTCTTCATACAAGATTCAGAGTCTCAGACCTTGAAAGAACGGTCCGATTTTATACGGAGATTCTTGGACTGACCCTTGCCTCACACCACACATCCCCCCGGGGATCCAAAATCGCCTATCTCACCGTACCAGGCTCAGAAGAAGAAATTGAAATCGCGGAATTCTCCGGTTCGGGCGATGTTGTCGTTCCCCCTGATCTTGTTCATCTCGCCTTCTCCGTCGAAAACCTCGAACAAACGCTCTCCCGATTGGAAAAACTCGGCGTCCCCATTACCGACGGACCAACACGCGGAAGAAACACAACCTTCTTCTTTATCGATGCCCCGGAAGGTTATGAAATCGAACTGATCGCACCCAATCCGGTCTGA
- a CDS encoding DNA recombination protein RmuC — protein sequence MIPSSGFWFSSGLIFGAVAVFIFLGVRERSLAGEKLALSLKVEEEKRKVSEADGRLETIKQELQIIRDERDDLSRMNAGLETKIVLERSHLEEKISLLEHAKESMGMNFQNLANQILEEKTARFTEMNQSQLSLLLTPLGEKLKEFGERVQQSSEKESEQRMLLKLEISKLMDLNSMMTRETSSLTQALKGDSRSQGAWGEMILERTLEMSGLRENREFRVQASFTDEEGARLRPDIIIDLPEGRHLVVDSKVSLTAYERSLSEANPEEKERQTLQHVQSVKAHLNDLSRKDYRNIHALESLDFVLMFIPIESAYALAVETDPDLVGEALAKNVLIVYPGTLLMALRTIAHVWRYEHQNRNAMEIARQAGALYDKFVGFVTDLKDVGDKLDKAKKSYETAYGKLSAGKGNLVRSSERLREMGVKTGKVLPEQLVDEGFRQGEDRTVRSEDASPEFL from the coding sequence ATGATTCCATCATCGGGATTTTGGTTCTCTTCGGGATTGATTTTTGGCGCTGTGGCTGTTTTTATTTTTTTGGGGGTCAGGGAGAGATCCCTGGCAGGGGAAAAACTGGCACTCAGCCTGAAGGTTGAGGAGGAGAAGAGAAAAGTCTCTGAGGCTGACGGTCGTTTGGAGACAATAAAACAGGAGCTCCAGATCATCAGGGACGAGAGAGATGATCTTTCAAGGATGAACGCGGGACTTGAAACAAAAATTGTCCTTGAGAGGAGCCATTTGGAGGAGAAAATATCACTCCTCGAACATGCCAAGGAGTCCATGGGGATGAATTTCCAGAATCTTGCAAACCAGATTCTGGAAGAAAAAACCGCCCGCTTTACAGAGATGAACCAGAGCCAGCTCTCTTTACTTTTGACTCCGCTGGGAGAAAAGCTGAAAGAGTTTGGGGAGAGGGTCCAGCAATCCTCGGAAAAGGAATCCGAGCAGAGGATGCTACTCAAACTCGAAATTTCAAAGCTGATGGATCTGAACTCCATGATGACGCGGGAAACATCAAGTCTCACCCAGGCCCTTAAGGGGGACTCCCGGTCCCAGGGAGCCTGGGGCGAGATGATTCTCGAGAGAACGCTTGAGATGTCCGGACTCAGAGAGAATCGTGAGTTTCGGGTTCAGGCCAGCTTTACAGATGAAGAAGGGGCGAGACTCAGGCCGGATATCATTATCGATCTTCCCGAAGGTCGCCATCTGGTAGTTGACAGCAAGGTTTCTCTGACCGCCTATGAGCGGTCCCTGTCGGAGGCAAACCCGGAAGAAAAAGAACGACAGACACTCCAACACGTGCAGTCTGTGAAAGCGCATCTGAATGATCTTTCGAGAAAAGACTATCGGAATATTCATGCTCTGGAGTCTCTCGATTTTGTGTTGATGTTTATCCCGATAGAGTCTGCCTATGCTTTGGCGGTGGAGACCGATCCGGATCTTGTGGGTGAAGCTCTGGCCAAAAATGTTCTGATTGTGTATCCGGGAACTCTTTTAATGGCTCTTCGGACGATTGCCCATGTCTGGAGATATGAGCACCAAAACCGGAATGCCATGGAAATTGCCCGTCAGGCAGGAGCCCTGTATGACAAGTTTGTGGGCTTTGTCACAGATCTCAAGGACGTTGGAGACAAGCTTGATAAAGCCAAAAAATCGTATGAAACGGCCTATGGCAAATTGTCTGCGGGAAAAGGCAATCTGGTCAGATCTTCCGAGCGTCTTCGGGAGATGGGGGTAAAAACGGGGAAGGTCCTTCCCGAACAGCTTGTTGATGAAGGGTTCAGGCAAGGAGAGGATCGGACAGTCCGAAGTGAGGACGCATCTCCCGAGTTCTTGTAG
- a CDS encoding cation:proton antiporter, whose translation MISTHVLFLTATIFLIVALVLSRLAEEFKLPDILFFLGLGVAIGPSGLGLLSSDGGDWTPVVLSMGASFILFDAGLDTSFRTLRKHRRSISLLATFGVVLSASLTMLLARYILNLSWAEGALLGAILASTDPTAIVPILRSLPIPKTVRDILMTEAALTDVTGALLTFSVAEFALSHETTGTWIRDGLISVGLIVPGILAGGLLGALSVILIAHTRYDYLSKNAQIVGLAAVGGSYLLSENFHASGFLAVYVLGVVLGNPRAFDLGIRQGPLPGIARIREGAGVTAFLARVAIFTVLGAHMKFGSFGLSPWLLVLFIAGFIFLVRPATIFLLIPSVHTSGFSRDDLIFMAATRETGIMSATLASLFESRLSGAVHGAVFWTIVGTIVVGGGVKPFLVKRLKLSKDVTEEIPENV comes from the coding sequence ATGATCTCAACACATGTGCTGTTTTTGACGGCCACAATCTTCCTGATCGTTGCTCTGGTTTTATCCCGTTTGGCAGAGGAGTTCAAACTCCCTGACATCCTGTTTTTCCTGGGTCTGGGTGTGGCCATTGGTCCATCGGGCCTTGGACTCCTCTCCTCCGATGGGGGTGATTGGACTCCTGTGGTCTTGTCGATGGGAGCCTCTTTTATCCTTTTTGACGCCGGTCTTGATACCTCGTTCAGGACCCTTCGGAAGCATCGGCGAAGCATCAGTCTTCTGGCAACGTTCGGAGTCGTTCTTTCCGCTTCTCTGACAATGCTGCTTGCAAGATATATCCTGAACCTTTCCTGGGCGGAAGGGGCCCTTCTGGGAGCTATTCTGGCTTCGACCGATCCCACTGCAATCGTCCCGATCCTGAGGTCCCTTCCCATTCCGAAAACAGTGAGGGATATCCTGATGACAGAAGCCGCCCTCACGGATGTAACCGGTGCTCTTTTGACCTTTTCCGTGGCGGAGTTCGCTCTGTCCCACGAGACAACGGGTACATGGATCCGGGATGGACTGATCTCCGTCGGTCTGATTGTTCCCGGGATTCTTGCAGGAGGTTTGCTGGGAGCGCTTTCCGTTATCCTGATCGCTCATACCCGATATGATTATCTTTCGAAAAATGCCCAGATTGTGGGCCTTGCCGCGGTAGGAGGAAGCTACCTTCTCAGTGAGAATTTTCATGCCTCGGGATTTCTGGCTGTTTATGTTCTGGGTGTGGTTCTGGGGAATCCACGGGCTTTTGACCTTGGAATTCGTCAGGGACCACTTCCGGGCATTGCTCGAATCCGTGAAGGAGCCGGAGTGACAGCTTTTTTGGCCAGGGTGGCCATTTTTACCGTTCTTGGGGCTCATATGAAGTTCGGATCGTTTGGTCTTTCACCCTGGCTTCTCGTTCTTTTTATCGCTGGTTTTATCTTCCTTGTCCGTCCGGCTACAATCTTTCTTTTGATTCCTTCGGTCCATACTTCCGGTTTTTCCCGCGACGACCTGATTTTTATGGCTGCAACACGAGAAACGGGAATCATGTCGGCAACCTTGGCTTCGCTCTTTGAGTCGCGCCTTTCGGGAGCGGTTCATGGAGCCGTTTTCTGGACCATTGTCGGGACGATTGTGGTTGGCGGGGGAGTCAAGCCATTTTTGGTCAAAAGGCTTAAACTCTCCAAGGATGTTACGGAAGAGATCCCTGAAAATGTGTAG
- a CDS encoding PEP-CTERM sorting domain-containing protein: MRLCTVAIGINGAGAIVGGYSNNSGFYGFLDQNGSYTTINDPNATQGTTAYGINGAGAIVGGYSNNSGSYGFLDQNGSYSNIIDPNATLGTSAYGINRAGAIVGGYSNNSGSYGFLDQNGSYSNIIDPNATLGTSAYGINRAGAIVGGYSNNSGSYGFLYQNGSYTNIIDPNATLGTTAYGINGAGAIVGGYSNNSGSYGFLDQNGIFTTIALTGNYITQATGINGAGAIVGRYGNDSGSSGFIATPNISSTPEPSTMLLFGTGILLMGIISTRKQKDLLSKL, encoded by the coding sequence ATGCGACTGTGTACAGTAGCGATCGGAATCAATGGAGCGGGTGCCATCGTGGGAGGCTATAGCAATAATTCCGGATTCTACGGATTTCTCGACCAGAACGGCTCCTACACGACCATCAATGACCCAAATGCGACTCAAGGGACCACTGCTTACGGAATCAATGGAGCAGGTGCCATCGTGGGAGGCTACAGCAATAATTCCGGTTCTTACGGATTTCTTGACCAGAATGGCTCCTACTCGAACATCATTGACCCAAATGCGACTCTAGGGACCTCTGCTTACGGAATCAATAGAGCGGGTGCCATCGTGGGAGGCTACAGCAATAATTCCGGTTCTTACGGATTTCTCGACCAGAATGGCTCCTACTCGAACATCATTGACCCAAATGCGACTCTAGGGACCTCTGCTTACGGGATCAACAGAGCAGGCGCCATCGTGGGAGGCTACAGCAATAATTCCGGTTCTTATGGATTTCTTTATCAGAATGGCTCCTACACAAACATCATTGACCCAAATGCGACTCTAGGGACCACTGCTTACGGGATCAACGGAGCGGGTGCCATCGTGGGAGGCTACAGCAATAATTCCGGTTCTTACGGATTTCTCGACCAGAATGGTATTTTCACGACGATCGCTTTGACAGGAAATTATATTACCCAAGCGACCGGTATCAACGGAGCAGGCGCCATCGTAGGGCGCTATGGCAATGATTCAGGGTCTAGCGGATTTATTGCAACTCCCAACATTTCATCCACACCTGAACCTTCCACAATGCTTTTATTCGGAACAGGGATTCTCCTGATGGGAATCATTTCCACCAGGAAACAGAAGGACCTTCTGAGTAAACTGTAA
- a CDS encoding zinc-dependent alcohol dehydrogenase family protein — MKTYELSGKGLDHLKIVTREKPSPKKGEVLIRMRAASLNYRDLMIAKGVYRREVCYPLIPLSDGAGEIESVGEGVSGFIQGDRVMGSFFPFFFDGLVGPETDRRALGGDLDGVLSEYVILGSESVVKIPSGWSFEEASTLPCAALTAWNALYGGIPLLPGQTVLVLGTGGVSMYAALFARMGGARVMATSRSREKLLKMRAFGVEDLIDTSTSPDWDDQVHALTLGRGVDHVVDVLGGESFNRSLRAVRVGGQVSVIGVLSGTAGNVDTALILGKAIGVRGIYVGNRRQLEEMSRALEHGSHRPAIDGVFSFSEAREALMALDQGAHFGKIVIRV, encoded by the coding sequence ATGAAGACATACGAGTTATCTGGAAAAGGATTGGATCACCTGAAGATTGTCACCAGGGAAAAGCCCTCCCCCAAAAAGGGAGAGGTATTGATCCGGATGAGGGCGGCATCGCTCAATTATCGGGATCTGATGATTGCAAAGGGAGTCTACCGAAGGGAGGTTTGTTATCCTTTGATCCCATTGTCCGATGGTGCGGGAGAAATCGAATCTGTTGGAGAGGGTGTTTCCGGTTTCATTCAGGGGGACCGGGTAATGGGTTCTTTCTTTCCGTTCTTTTTCGATGGACTGGTGGGACCGGAGACAGATCGTAGGGCGCTTGGAGGTGATCTGGACGGGGTTTTGTCGGAATATGTGATTTTGGGATCCGAGTCGGTGGTGAAGATTCCTTCCGGCTGGAGTTTCGAGGAAGCATCGACGCTTCCCTGCGCCGCCTTGACCGCCTGGAACGCTTTGTATGGAGGCATTCCCCTTTTACCCGGACAGACGGTTCTGGTTTTGGGCACAGGAGGAGTCTCCATGTATGCTGCACTTTTTGCCAGAATGGGAGGTGCCAGGGTGATGGCCACTTCCCGCTCTCGAGAGAAGCTTTTGAAGATGAGGGCATTTGGTGTGGAAGATCTGATAGATACCTCCACTTCTCCTGACTGGGATGATCAGGTTCATGCGTTAACGCTTGGTCGCGGTGTCGATCATGTGGTGGATGTTCTGGGAGGGGAGTCCTTCAATCGATCCCTCAGGGCGGTTCGGGTAGGTGGACAGGTCAGTGTCATTGGTGTTCTCTCCGGTACAGCGGGGAATGTGGATACAGCCCTGATCCTTGGAAAAGCCATAGGAGTCCGGGGAATCTATGTCGGAAACCGCCGTCAGCTTGAAGAAATGTCCAGGGCTCTGGAACATGGCTCCCATCGTCCGGCAATCGATGGTGTCTTCTCTTTTTCTGAGGCCAGGGAAGCCTTGATGGCTCTTGATCAGGGAGCGCATTTTGGAAAGATTGTGATCCGTGTATAG
- a CDS encoding metal/formaldehyde-sensitive transcriptional repressor, producing MHTIHEKKNLVNRVRRIQGQLSGIEKLLEAGRDEDYAVILQTVASSRGALNGLMSELIEGHLREHVLVSPDGSLADRERALESILGVLKTYLK from the coding sequence GTGCATACGATTCATGAGAAGAAAAATCTGGTCAACCGTGTCAGGAGAATTCAAGGTCAGCTTTCTGGCATTGAAAAGCTTCTGGAGGCAGGTCGGGATGAGGATTACGCGGTGATCCTTCAGACGGTGGCCTCTTCGCGAGGGGCGCTCAATGGGCTGATGTCCGAATTGATTGAGGGGCATCTGAGAGAGCATGTTCTGGTCAGTCCCGATGGTTCCCTTGCGGATCGTGAGAGGGCGCTTGAATCCATTCTCGGTGTTCTGAAGACCTACCTTAAGTAA